Within Sphingobium sp. EP60837, the genomic segment CTGCCGGGCAAGCCGACCTTCGCCGTCCATACGCGCATCGCCCGAGCCTGGTGGATAAAGCCCTTCCTGCCGCTCTTCGATGCCTTTCCAGTCGATCCCACCAACCCGCTGTCGGCCAAGGCGATGGTGAAGGCAGTGCGCGAGGGGCGGACCCTGGTGATCTTCCCGGAAGGGCGGATCACCGTCACGGGCGCGCTGATGAAAGTGTTCGACGGCCCCGGCATGGTCGCGGACAAGGCCGATGCGCCGATCATCCCGGTGCGGATCGACGGGGCGCAGTTCACACCCTTTTCGCGGCTGAAGGGCAAGGTCAGGCTGCGGCGTTTTCCCAAGATCACGCTCACCGTGCTGCCGCCGCGCCGCTTCACCATAGAAGGTGAGATGACGGCGCGGGCGCGGCGCGCGATTGCCGGGCGGCGGCTCTATGACCAAATGAGCCAGATGATGTTCGCTACCTCGGACACGGATCGCACCTTGTTCGAGGCGCTGCTGGAGGCGCAGCATATCCATGGGCGAGGCTCGGCCGTCGTTGAGGATGTGAAGCGCGAGCCCTTAAGTTACGGGCGGTTGGTGACGGGCGCGCTGGTGTTGGGCCGAGCCCTCAACCGTTCGACCAAGCCGCGCGAGGTGGTCGGCGTGCTGATGCCAAATGTGGCGGGAGTGGCTGTGGCCTTCTTCGCATTGCAGGCGGGTGGGCGCGTGCCTGCCATGTTGAACTTCACTGCCGGGCTAGCGAACCTGAAGGCCGCCTGCACCGCCGCGCAGGTCAGGACGATCATCACCGCGCGGGCCTTCGTCGATCAGGGGAAGCTGAGCGATGTCGTGGCGGGACTCGAGGCCGAGGGGATTGGCTTCCTCTGGCTGGAGGATGTGGCGGCGGGGATTGGCGCCGGGGCGAAGCTGCGCGGCCTCGTCGCGAGCCGCTTTGCCGGGCGGGTGCACAAAAGGCTGAAAGTTTCGCCTGAAGATGCTGCGGTCATTCTCTTCACAAGCGGGTCGGAAGGGCTGCCAAAGGGGGTGGTGCTGACCCATCGCAACCTCTTGTCCAACTGCCGCCAGCTTGCGGCGCGGATCGATTTCAATTCGGCCGATGTGGTGCTGAATGCCCTGCCGGTGTTCCACAGTTTCGGGCTGACGGGGGGCACGCTGCTGCCGATCTTCCATGGGGTGAAGACCTTGCTTTACCCCAGCCCACTCCATTACCGGATCGTGCCCGCGCTCGCCTATGACGCCAATGCCACGATACTGTTCGGGACGGACACTTTCCTCTCGGGCTATGCGCGGATGGCGCATGGCTATGACTTTTACTCGCTACGCTACATCTTTGCCGGCGCCGAGCGAGTGCGGGACGAGACGCGGAAAATCTATGCCGAGAAATTCGGGCTGCGCATCCTAGAGGGCTATGGCGCAACGGAAGCCGGGCCGGTGATCGCAGTCAATACGCCGATGCATTTCCGCGCCGGGTCGGTCGGACGGCTGCTACCGGCGATCGAGGCGCGGCTGGACGATGTGCCGGGGATCAGCGAGGGGGGGCGGCTCTCGATCCGGGGGCCGAATATCATGGCAGGCTATATGAAGGCCGATGCGCCCGGCGTGCTGCAACCGCCGGAGGGGGGCTGGCACGACACTGGCGACATCGTAACTCTCGACGATCAGGGCTTTGTGACTATCCGGGGTCGGGCGAAGCGATTTGCCAAGATCGGGGGCGAGATGGTTTCGCTGCCCGCCGTAGAGGGCTATGCCTCGGCGCTGTGGCCGGAGGCGGAGCATGCGGTAGTGACGCGGCCCGATGCGCGTAAGGGCGAGCAGTTGGTGCTGTTCACGACTGCAAAGGATGCCAAGGCGGCGGCGCTGGTGGCGTGGGGAAAGATCAATGGCGTAACGGAGTTGGCCCTGCCACGCGAGATCCGAATACTGGACGCGTTGCCACTGCTGGGAACGGGGAAGATCGACTATGCGCTCATCACGCAGTTCGCGATGGCATAACTACAATCTGCGTATTGCGGCCATGTACCGCGATAGTGAACGAACGGCAAAATCTGGAATAGAATTTTCAAACTAATCGTCTGCAAAGGGTCCGGCGATGGCGTTAGGTCCGGTGCAGGTCCAGAAAGATGCCGTGCCCAATATCTGCATCCTCAATGCGGGTGATGACAGCTTGGAAGAATGCCATGACCGGTCTATATATGATCGGTGAGAATTTAATCTACTTCATTTGCAACAGAGCAGTGTCGTGTTTCGGATTATCGACACGAAAACTATTAATGAACGGCAGATTATTTACTCTGGCTATATGCGCGATGGCATTTGCGCGACCGCCCCGGTCAATCCGACAGTGGCTGCAATTACCGGAGTGTGCTGCGGGTGAGATCGTGCAGCAACCCAGCGCCGGGCGACAACAGCACGAAACCCTATGTGGCAGTGTTCACATCGCGAGAAAACCGGATCGTCAGCGAGTTGCGCGTTCCGGCTTCCCAACATCCTAAGCCGCGATAGAGCCTGCGTCAGAGCAGATGCGGCGTCAAAATTCAGGGGTTGCTGAGGCTATTCAATGGCCTCAGCAACTTAATATCCCTCAATATTCGAAGGATAATTCGAGTCCATAGGTGCGCGGGTCACCAAAGATCGCACTTGGCAAGCCGCCATTGAAGTGGGCGATATAATATTCCTTGTCGGCCAGATTTTTGCCAAAGGCCGAAAGGCGCCAGTTGCCAAAGCCCACCGGAATATCTGAGAGCGTGAGACGGGCGTTCAGCAGGCCATAGTCTCCAATCACATAGCGTGGATCGGCCGTGGAAGTCGAAGCTTTGCTCTTCATAAAATAGTCGATATTTGCTGTGAGGACGCCGATTGTTGTTTCCGGAAAACGATATTCAAGAGACGTCGTCAGTGTATGCTTCGGCGCTTCTACAAAGGTATAGCGGAATGTGATGTCGTTGCCTGACTGATCAAGGATCTCCTGGAACTGAGCGTCGAGATACGCATAGCTGACCGATAGCGTCAGGGCATCGATCGGCTTGGCGATCACATCCAGTTCAAAGCCTTGGATTCGAGCCTTCCCCGCGTTGAACACATCCGTGATCGCTACGTTCGACGGATCGGATTGGATGTTGGTTTGAATATCCCTGTAGTTTGACCGGAACAAGGCGAGATTGGTTTGCAAATGATTGTCGAGCCAGCTCGACTTTATACCCAGTTCGAATGAAGCCAGGGTTTCGGGTCCAAAGCCTTCATTGAAGCGCGCAACGCTGCTGGCCCGGATATTATAGCCACCGGTCTTATAGCCCCGCGCATATTTCGCGTAGATGTTGATCTGGGCATTGGCGCTATAGCCTATCACGAAACTGGGGCTAAGGTTCGAGAAGTGATTGTTTCCCATGCCGTGAGGTAGAACGGTTGGAGAACCGGTTGCCGGCACGATGCTTTGGTCGAGCGTTGCCTCGCGCTCGTCACGAGACCAGCGTAGGCCTCCAGTCAGGTAAAGCCCCTCCGCAAAAGCCGGACGAAAGGTTGCTTGGCCATAGAGCGCATAGGCGCGGTTGTGGATCGTAGCGACACGATCCATGCGAGGACGGCCGGTGATCGCCGAATAATCAGCGCTTTCTCCATTTTCGTCGAAATAATAAGCACCAAGTACATAGTCGAGCCGACGGTCAAGAGCGGAACCGACGAGCTGCACTTCTTCGCTCCACTGGTCCTGCTTTTGGTCGAAGCCGGTTAGGATCAAAGGGAACGGCCCTACCACGCCGGTCAGATAATTTTGATTGGTGATGCTGGACAATTTCCGGTAGCCGGTGAGCGACTTCAACGTCACGTCGTCAGCCACTTCCCAGCTGATCGTAAGATTATGCCCTTGCGAGGTCGCGTCGTTCGGCATGAGGTTGCGCACCAAGGGAGAGCCTGCCGTCGGCCGATCCGCCATGCGCGGGTAGAAAGGCGCCGCGACCATGAAGACAGGCGTGTCGTTGATGTCGGAACGATCATAGGTGTAGCGCAACTGCAGCGCATCTGTCGGCTGCCACAATATTGCCGCGCGATAGGCATCGCGCCGCTGATCGCCCCAGCGCGCAACGCCCGTGCCGGAATTATCGACGAAGCCATCCTTTTGGCTGTGCAGGTAGCCCAGTTCCACCGCGAACCGGTCACCAACCGGGATATTGACCCGCGTCCGGGACCGGAACTGGTCGTAATTGCCGATGGCGAGGGTTTGCTTGGCGGAAAATTCGCCCAGTTCCGGTGCGCGCGTGATGTAGTTGATGGCGCCGCCCGTCGCGTTTCGGCCATAGAGCGAGCCCTGCGGGCCGCGCAGCACCTCTATCCGTTCGACCTCGGCCACTTCGGCGGAAAGACCCTGGTTCCGGGCGATGTAGATGCCGTCCAGATAGACCGCGACGCTAGGATCAACCGTGATTTGATCGTGATTATTTCCGATGCCGCGAATGAATACGCGAGCCGTCGTGGCGCTGTTCGGATGGGGCGTCACCGCAAGGCTGGGGACTAGCGTCCGTAGGTCGGTGATGTCGGCGATCCCCTTCTTTTCGATGTCGGCACCCGTCATGGCCATCATCGAAATTGGGGTCTTCTGAAGAGACTCGGACCGCTTCTGTGCGGTGACGACGATTTCCTCGATGCCACCGTTAACCGCCGAAGTGCCGTCCTGGGCAAATGCGGGGGACGCGCAGCTTAGCAGACACAATGCCAGTGCCTGGCGGGATATGATGTTGTTCATGATGTTTCTCCCATGTCGGCGCCTTTCTAGCGCCATTTTGTACGATGCTGTTTCGTACTATTCAGCGTATGACGAGGTTGATCGGAGTGCCCGTCAGATCGAGCGCGTTGAAAATCTGATGCAGCACTCGCGAGCCTTCGCCCGAGAGTGCGCCCGCTTTCACCAGCGCTTCGACCGATTGGCTGCCGGAAACGAGATCACCCAAGGCGCTGCGGCCCAGTTTCACGATAGGCGCTACCCCAGCTTGGCCCCGGTGAAATTTCAAGGTGCTGTTTCGCAGTTCGAGCAGCCATGGCTCGCCTTCACCATCGACGAC encodes:
- a CDS encoding acyl-[ACP]--phospholipid O-acyltransferase, with the protein product MSAPDLSLLGKRRFAPLFVVQFLGAFNDNLLKFALLFLANFGLYRAEPDKAEMLATIATGLFILPYFLFSALAGQLADAWDKAKLVRAVKAAEVVIMSLAVTGFWLQSVPLLLSCLFLMGLHSTIFGPVKFSILPQHLAPHEIMGGTGLIEAGTFLAILSGQLLAGVIPPWKAGVVAVGIATFGFFVSLTVPSAPTVVPGLRIERNVFKSTWHILKAARHGRGVWLSILGISWFFAVGAVLLAEFAPLVSGVLKAKQEVATLFLLIFSVSVALGSMLVNRLLGGQVSARFVPVSALVLAGCMIDLWLSTSGYVPVHRGSGIAEFVGSPGSVRIMLDLVGIAFAGGMFIVPLYAILQTHSRREERSRTIAANNIVNAATTVAVVSVVTAMLARGESVPGVIGVMGFATLVVALISCWLLPETVIKAIVRGLLRLCYRVEVLGSENMPAAGEPAVVVVNHVSFLDGLLLAAFLPGKPTFAVHTRIARAWWIKPFLPLFDAFPVDPTNPLSAKAMVKAVREGRTLVIFPEGRITVTGALMKVFDGPGMVADKADAPIIPVRIDGAQFTPFSRLKGKVRLRRFPKITLTVLPPRRFTIEGEMTARARRAIAGRRLYDQMSQMMFATSDTDRTLFEALLEAQHIHGRGSAVVEDVKREPLSYGRLVTGALVLGRALNRSTKPREVVGVLMPNVAGVAVAFFALQAGGRVPAMLNFTAGLANLKAACTAAQVRTIITARAFVDQGKLSDVVAGLEAEGIGFLWLEDVAAGIGAGAKLRGLVASRFAGRVHKRLKVSPEDAAVILFTSGSEGLPKGVVLTHRNLLSNCRQLAARIDFNSADVVLNALPVFHSFGLTGGTLLPIFHGVKTLLYPSPLHYRIVPALAYDANATILFGTDTFLSGYARMAHGYDFYSLRYIFAGAERVRDETRKIYAEKFGLRILEGYGATEAGPVIAVNTPMHFRAGSVGRLLPAIEARLDDVPGISEGGRLSIRGPNIMAGYMKADAPGVLQPPEGGWHDTGDIVTLDDQGFVTIRGRAKRFAKIGGEMVSLPAVEGYASALWPEAEHAVVTRPDARKGEQLVLFTTAKDAKAAALVAWGKINGVTELALPREIRILDALPLLGTGKIDYALITQFAMA
- a CDS encoding TonB-dependent receptor, with the protein product MNNIISRQALALCLLSCASPAFAQDGTSAVNGGIEEIVVTAQKRSESLQKTPISMMAMTGADIEKKGIADITDLRTLVPSLAVTPHPNSATTARVFIRGIGNNHDQITVDPSVAVYLDGIYIARNQGLSAEVAEVERIEVLRGPQGSLYGRNATGGAINYITRAPELGEFSAKQTLAIGNYDQFRSRTRVNIPVGDRFAVELGYLHSQKDGFVDNSGTGVARWGDQRRDAYRAAILWQPTDALQLRYTYDRSDINDTPVFMVAAPFYPRMADRPTAGSPLVRNLMPNDATSQGHNLTISWEVADDVTLKSLTGYRKLSSITNQNYLTGVVGPFPLILTGFDQKQDQWSEEVQLVGSALDRRLDYVLGAYYFDENGESADYSAITGRPRMDRVATIHNRAYALYGQATFRPAFAEGLYLTGGLRWSRDEREATLDQSIVPATGSPTVLPHGMGNNHFSNLSPSFVIGYSANAQINIYAKYARGYKTGGYNIRASSVARFNEGFGPETLASFELGIKSSWLDNHLQTNLALFRSNYRDIQTNIQSDPSNVAITDVFNAGKARIQGFELDVIAKPIDALTLSVSYAYLDAQFQEILDQSGNDITFRYTFVEAPKHTLTTSLEYRFPETTIGVLTANIDYFMKSKASTSTADPRYVIGDYGLLNARLTLSDIPVGFGNWRLSAFGKNLADKEYYIAHFNGGLPSAIFGDPRTYGLELSFEY